The Nitrosomonas sp. PY1 genomic sequence TTTGCCCTGCAGAACTGGCAAGCTCAATTTTGCCGGTTATTGTTGTTGAATCTGTGTCAGCTACACCATCTAACGTCTGTGTAGTTGTTCCTGCTACGACGCTAGCCGTTTTGAGGGTATCGGTATTGGAAAAGTCATTAATGACGATATCTCTGCCATCAGTGGTCGATAACGTGATCACGGATTTGTCATTCGGAGTTGCAAATGAGGCCGTGACGCCAGTGGTTGATTGCAAACCATTGATCGCGGCAGCGAAGCTGCTTAAATCGGATTTATCGGTCACCACGGCTGACACTGTGTTGCCATTCAGTGTCATAGAGACTGTTCCAGCGCCACTTAGACTACCCAATGTCGCACTATTGGTGGCGGTTGCAGTAATGCCGATACTCGAAGCTGCGGTATTAATAGCTGCTGCAATGGTTTTTGCGTCAGCACCAGCCGCATAACTAATACCAGTTGCTACACCTTTGCTGGTTGTAAGCGCCAAATCGGTTTCGGCAGTGACTCCATTTTCAGGTGTTGAATTGTCATGAGGAGCAGTTGCTGTTCCCATGGCAGTTCCAGTGGTATTTAAAATATTGCTACCCAATGCAGTCGCGCGTGAATCACCAATCGAGGAGATATTGATCGTTTGATTGGCATTGGCTCCAACCTGGAAGCTCTGATTCAGGAAAGAACCATCTAGCAAGTTTGTGCCGTTGAACTGGGTTTGACTGGCAACACGCGTTATTTCAGCCGTTAACTGCGCAGCTTCCGCTTGAAGTGATGCACGGTCACTGGCGCTGTTGGTCGCGTTAGCAGATTGCACCGCCAGTTCACGGATACGTTGCAAGTTGTTACCGATTTCTCCTAATGCGCCTTCAGCAGTTTGTGACAGAGAAATACCGTCATTTGCATTACGCACAGCTTGGTTCAAACCGCGGATTTGTGAAGTCATCCGTTCTGAAATTGCTAAGCCTGCTGCATCGTCTTTGGCACTGTTGATTCGTAAGCCAGAAGAAAGGCGTGTCAAAGAGGTATTCAGTGATGATTGTGACGTATTTAAATTACGTTGTGCATTCAATGAGGCGATATTTGAATTAATGATTTGTGGCATTTGAGTTCTCCTTTTACTTCACTAAGTAGTATTGGCAAAATTGCCATTTCCATTGGTTTTCCCCGCAATCCAAGAGGGTTTGTAACCGCTGTTGTAGCAGTAATCGGATAGCATTTTCAAAAGTTTAGAATTTTATAGTTCGGAATTAATACTTAATTGACTGATTTGTGTTAGTAATTAACGAAATAAATGGCTATGTTATTTATAAATAATCTTGTAAAATATTTTACAAATTCAGTTGGTTAATTCGTGCTTATCCGGTTAACTCCCAAGGTAGCTAGATGTAGTAGTGGGCCGTGATTTTTTTGTATAAAGTTCAGCATACGTCGGCGCAGTGACATCACCAGCAATGCCAAGCAGGGAACGGAATGCGTTGAAAGGGTAGAAACGGCGGTTGAATCGAAACGTGAATTCGTTGAGATAGGCTTGCAGGTGTTGCGGGCTGACGCCGTGGTGAATGCCACGTAACCATGTTTTGAGATTGGAGAACACGAGGTGAATGATGGGCAGAAAAGTTTCGGCAACTTGCATGTCGCCACGTTCCGCAACGGCGGTATGAAGATACCCTCGCTTTTCAAGCGCCGCGTAGCCGCTCCAGTCATCGGTAATGATGGTGGCGCCTGGCGTAACGACGCGCTCAATGAAACCGCCCAACGATTTGGCACTGCGGTCTGGCACCACAGCGAGCCGAACACGTCCGGCGTAACGCCCAGTCCTCCGCTTATTGAGGCTGCCACCGTGCTTGCGCTGTTTAACCTCGACCGCACCGGCGACGAGAACCATGTCGTGAACGCCTCGACCCTTGCCGCGAGTACGTCCTCCGACGTAGGTTTCATCGGCCTCGACGGCATCGAAGGGGTTGCCACCAATCCGATCTTGGTCGGGACGCACCATGCCGACCCGCAGTTTGTGGAGAATCTGGAAAGCAGTCTCATAACGCGACAGCCCGAGTTGCCGCTGGAATTGGGCAGCAGACATACCGGGTGTTTGGCTGGCAACCAAGTAGGCTGCCCAGAACCATACGGAGAGAGGTGTGTGGGTGCGTTCCATGACGGTGCCCGCAGTGAGGCTCGTGTCTCGGTTGCAGTGACGGCACCGACAAACGCTGGGGCGATTGGCGAAGCGATAAGGCTCTCCGAGTGTGCCGCAGTAGTCACAAACGAATCCGTCGCTCCATCGGGCGCGCTCAAGATAGGCCGCGCAGGCCGCTTCGTTCGGGAACAGTCGCTGAAAATCAGGAAGCGAGCGAGGGAACGGCAAATCGTCTCGCTCAAGCACGTCGATAACCATGACCACCTCAGGTTGGCGCAGATGCTCAACATACTACCGGTAGTGGGCTTGGGAGACAACCGGATAAGCACGGGTTAATTGTTAGAGCAATTTAGATTCTCGACTTCGATCAAGAAGGGACTTGGATGGCCAATAAAGATAAACTGAAGGTACTAATGGTTGAGAATTCCGAGCATGATGTAGAGCAAGTTATGTTGTTGCTTGCTAGAGGCGGATTTCAAACGGAGCACTTGCAAATAACTTCAATTGAAGCATTACAAAATGCATTGTCAAATCATTGCTGGGATTTGATTTTATCTGATTACGATTTGCCGCAATTGACTGTCCATGATGTGTTGCGGATTGTCCGTGAAAAAAATCTCAACATTCCACTCATTATATTATCCAGCCATACCGATGAAACAGCGGCAGAGCATATTATGGCTTTGGGTGCGTATGACTTTATGATGAAGCATCACTCGACTAGATTGGTGCCGGTGATACGCCGCATGCTAAATGAAGCCGAAAACCACCAACGTTTTATCGTGGCGCAAAGCGCGTTACAAAAAAGTGAGGTGCTATTTCAAGCCATTACAGCCAATCTTCCGAGTGTCGTTTTTCAGTTCTTATTGACGAGTAATGGAGAAACCAGTTTTCTGTATGCGAGCGATGCAAGCGAAACACTGCTGGGTTTGCGTCCAGAAAAACTAATTGATTACCCCGGTTTATTTCCTGAACTAATATTGCCTGACGATAGGGAATCTTATTGTCAGTCATTTGTGGTATCTGCGGAACAACTTTCTACCTGGGATTGGGAGGGTTGCATTCAAGTTAAGGGTGATAGCGATATCAAATGGATTAGCTTACGCGCTACGCCAAGAAGGATAGATAATGAGGCTACGGTGTGGGATGGCATCATGATCAATATAACCCGCAATAAATTAGCCGAACGTGAAATAGCGCGTTCACGTGAGCAATTGGCTGAATTGTCTTCATATATGCAGAAAGTCAAAGAGCAGGAGCGTGCGCGTATTGCTCGGGAGATTCACGATGACATAGGTGGAACCCTGACGGCTATTAAATGTGAGCTTTTTCCGTGTATTGATCGAGAATCCAGAGCCCCTGAATTTTATCAACAGAAAATGAAATCTGTTGAATCGCTGGTCGATCGCGTTATTGATAGTACACGCCGTATTTCCTTAGATTTGCGCCCAGGTATTTTGGACTGTGGTATCGTTGCCGCAGTCCAATGGCAAGCTAAGGAATTTAGTGCTCGTACAGGAATCGCTTGTAAAGTTTCTTGTGATAGTGATGACATAACGCTAGACTCGGATTTGGCGATTGCAATTTTTCGTATATTTCAAGAAGCGCTTACCAATATTTCGAAACATGCCGGAGCATCTCAAGTACATGTTACGCTCACTGATCTAGACCAATTGATTCTTCTTGAGATTGGCGATAATGGCCGTGGTATCACTAATACAGATATGGAGAAACATGATTCTTTTGGAATTAGAGGAATGCGTGAACGTTGCCAACAGTTGAAAGGAAGTTTTTATATTTCCGGAGGCCCTAATGAAGGAACAAAGGTAACCATTCTTATTTCCAAAGGCGACAATACAATCTCTGCAAGAGAACCTATTGATTTTGAAATGGAAACCAATAGAGAATGTTTTGCCAATCATTCAATGAGGAAGTGATCTCATGGTTTTGAATAGCAGAAGATATATATGATTAATGTCATGATAGCCGATGATCATGCAATTGTTCGTCAAGGCCTAAAACAAATACTTAGCGAGACCGATGACATTAAAGTAACCGGAGAAGCTGAAACAGGGTTTCAAGCAGTTAAAATCGCGCGGCAGCAATCTTTTGATGTAATGTTGCTTGATATATCACTACCTGACAGAAACGGTATCGAAATTCTTAAACAAGTTAAAAAAGATAGACCTACTCTTGCTGTTCTAATGTTGAGTATGCATAACGAGCATGAATTTGCAATTCGCGCATTAAAAGCTGGTGCCTCCGGCTATCTAAACAAGCAAAGTGCACCAGCGCAGCTGGTTGTGGCGATTCGACAGGTCGCTACTGGCAACAAGTATGTCAGCCCAGTAGTGGCACAAGAGCTAGCAAATATCATTAATACTGACGCCGATAAACCACTACATTCGACTTTATCGGATAGGGAATATCAAACTTTGTGTTTTATTGCTGCAGGGAAAACATTATCAGAAATATCGGGTGAAATGTTTCTAAGTCCCAAGACAGTAAGTGTTTATCGTGCACGTTTATTGGAAAAGTTAAAATTGACCAATAACTCTGAACTCATTCGTTATGCGATAAAAAATAAATTGGTTGATTAATGCATTATTTTTTCCACAATGAGGAAAGAATTCAGTCGATATACTGATTCGTTTCTTTTAACATGTAAAGTGGCTAGGCATGAGCAACGCGGCACAAATATTAGCAGTCGTTTACAATATTTTTTCTATTGCGGTCTTTCGAATTGAATAGCTATGAACGAGTTAAAAAACGCAAACCCAACAATTGTTGCTCGTGAAACCTTAAAGCAGCTTGCTACGCTCAAAATTCCTCCAACACCTGATAATTATTACAAGCTTTATAATCAAATTGCCGGGGTTTCTGATAGCTCAGTAGAAGCGAATTCCTTAAGCGCTGATGCTACTGCAAATCAGGCGATTGATAATGCTAATTCGATTTCTGAAAGTCCCCTGAACTGGGGGGAAACACTGGAAATGTTATTGAAACAACTGGAAAGTAAGCACGGTAAGTTAACGGTTGCCAAAAAAAGGGAAGGTGTTACTCGAGTTTTAAGTAAGTTTTCCAAAGACTCTAGTCAGTTGCATATCAAGCTAAAAGGATTAATAGATTCATGGGGGGCATTAGCCGCCGTTCCCCCTAAGTCATCTCAGGATGATCTTGATGAGCGACAAAAAGTACCGCTCGAATTGACACCGTCCGTAGAATCTGTAATCGCTGAGACAGAAAATACACAAAGGCTATTACTAGATGAGCAAGATATTCAAATTGACATCGATCAGATAGTAGATGTTGCAGGACAAATTTTGGGTCGAATCGTCGCATGTCAGATTGAAGATACTACCCTATCAGAAGAAGCTAAGGAGTTAGCGCATCAAATACGCCAGGTAAGCAGTCAGTCGGAATTGGCATTATTTGTAACGTGTTTCCAGCAATTCTACAGTAATTTTAATGCTTATGATAAAGATCAAAAAACGCTTCGTCAGGGATTACTGAAGCTGTTAGGTATGCTTATGGATAGCACCGGAGAATTATTAGCAGGCGATCAGTGGATCAAAAACCAAATCGATAAATTGCGTATAACGATGTCGAAACCATTGAATCAAGCAGTTATCGAAGAAGCGGAACAGTGTTTAGGAGTAATAACGCAAAAACAAGACCAGATTCGATTGAGCCTAAATGAAGCCAAAACAACACTAAAACAAATGGTGACCTCGATCATCACTAACATCGAAGAATTAACCGATGCTACTGGAGAATACCAAGAGAAACTTGAGGATTATTCAGATAAAATCAGCAAGGCAGATGATATTGTTGATATAAATCAGCTGCTTGGATTGATCATGGGTGAAACTAAGCAAATGCAAAAGAATGCACATAGCTACCGTAATGATTTTCTGGCAGCTCGTGCCGAAGTTTCTAAAGCGCAAGAAAAGATTAACCAGCTTGAAACTGACCTCATGGAGATGGGAGAAAAAGTTCACGAAGATCATCTGACAGGTATATTGAATCGACGCGGCTTGGACAGCGCGTTTATGCGAGAAACTGCTCGCTCAATCCGCCACCGTATTTCTTTATGTTATGCCTTGCTTGATATTGACAACTTTAAACAACTCAATGATACGCATGGTCATAAGGTTGGCGATGATGCATTAATCTACCTAGTTCAATCGATCAAAGAAACAACGCGACCTGAAGATGTTGTTTCACGCTACGGCGGAGAAGAATTTGTAGTTTTATTACCGAACACGGAAAAAGAAGAGGCTTTTGAAGTATTGTCCAGGATACGGCGCAATTTAACCAAGAAATTCTTCTTGCACGACAATAATCGACTGTTGATAACGTTTAGTGCGGGTATCGCGCAATTTAGTCCGGGAGAAAGCCAAGAAAGCATTTTCAAACGAGCGGATGAGGCGCTATATCGCGCCAAGAAATCTGGCAAGAACCAGATACTTATGGCTGAATGATTGTTTGTGATCTCTACCATCAATGTATTTCTTTAAAACAGTTTAAATAACACTAATTCTCCTTTTTATTTCTTCAATTCAACCCCAAATTCCTCTGTTAATGTTGCTGATATGGCAGTGCATAAGCGGGATATGGGTTCTCCTTCGCAATCCAACGAAAAACTACCCCCTGGTCCGCGGCGCAGGCCTTCATACGCTTAATGAGGAGGTTAGTAATGCAAAAAGCCACAAATAATAAAAGAGGAATGTTGAGACTAGTTAAGTCACCAAACTTAGTTGAAAGTGAGCAGAAACCTATGACTGACTCAGAGAAATACTATAGGCAAGTTCAACAATATGCTGAACAGATACGTAATACGAGAAATGCCGATGAAATTGTTCGGATTCTTGATATTGTTTTGTCCGAAACGCGAGAAGTGAAGTTCAGTGATGAAGCATTCGTCGCACAGGAGCAAGTGAAACTGGCGGAACAAAAAATAGAATCGCTAAAGAATGAAGTTGAACAGTTACGCAACCTTGTGCAGACAGATCAAATGACAGGCGCGTTTAATCGTCGAGGTTTAGAAGATATTTTTAAACGCGAGGCAGCTCGTGCTGATCGGAATGCGCAATCTCTGGGGGTTGTTATGGTTGACTTGGATGATTTTAAACGAATCAATGATTGCTTAGGGCATCCCTATGGCGATAACGTTTTGATTAGTCTGGTTACCGTTGCAAAGGAAACACTACGTCCTACTGACGTGGTGGTGCGCTTTGGTGGTGAGGAGTTTGTCATTTTATTGCCTGATGTTGAAATGAATGAAGCGCTAACAATTGTGCAGCGGATACAAAATAACCTCGCAAAAAGCAGTGCCCTCCCACTCGAAAACCAACTTATGCCGATTACCTTTAGTGCAGGTATTGCGCTGCGCGCTTTTGGAGAAAATCAAAACTCGGTAATTAGTCGTGCTGATCAAGCGCTATATCAAGCTAAGCGCATGGGGAAAAATTGCACCATTCCTTCAGTGGCTTGAGATTACTATATAAATTAAAGTGTTATTTTACTTTGATAAGCATTCCTTAAAGCACTAAATTGCTGGATAAAATTATGAATCAATGTGGAGAATTAGTATGACCGGCTTTTTTCTTGGACGGCAGCCCATCTTAGATCGCGATCAGAATTTAGTGGCATTTGAATTGCTATTTCGGCAAGAGGAGAATGAAGAAGGAGTGACTGTCACAAACGAGTTAGCCGCTTCTTCCAATGTTATTGTAAACGCTTACGGTCAATTTGGTATCCAAAATGTACTTGGAAATCAACGTGGATTTATCAATGCGGATCCGGAATTGATCATGAGCGATATCATTTCTTTGTTACCAAGTAAGCATGTCGTTTTGGAACTAAAAGAAACGGCAGAGATCACCCCTGAATTTTTACGTCGCTGCGGTGAATTGAAAAAAACCGGATATCAATTTGCACTCGATAATGTTACTGCTATTAATGCTCAAGTAGAGCAGTTATTGGCCATCGTGAGCATTGTAAAAGTAAATGTTCTTGATCTCGATGAAGAGAGCCTCACTAAATTGGTGACTGCATTAAATCGTTGGCCTGTGCTATTGCTGGCACTAAAGGTAGAAACTCGTGAGCAACAAGTACACTGTATGAAACTGGGTTTTCAAATGTTTCAAGGATACTTTTTTGCTAAGCCTGAAGTATTGACGATAAAACGTGCAGATCCAGGGAAATTAGCTTTATTGCAATTATTGGCTGTTATCACAAGTGATAGCGATATAGAAGAAATAGAAAAAGAATTTAAACACCAACCAGGCTTAAGTTACAACTTGATGCGTATGGTAAATTCGGTTGCTAATGGGTTGCCGCAAAAAGTTAATTCGATTAAGCATGCCATCACGATGCTTGGTCGAAAGCCATTGCAGAAATGGATTCAACTATTACTTTATACCTCTAATCAGTCAGGCGACAGCATGTCAAGCGCTTTGCTACAAACTGCAGCTGCGCGTGGCAAACTCATGGAATTAATCGCGATAGCTGAGCGACCTCACGACAAAAATCATCATGAAAGAGCTTTTATGGTCGGCATATTATCACTTCTAGATGTGTTACTCGGTATGGACATGCAACAGATAGTGGATAATCTCGCTATTTCTGAAGACATGAATCAGGCACTCGTATCGCG encodes the following:
- a CDS encoding flagellin, translated to MPQIINSNIASLNAQRNLNTSQSSLNTSLTRLSSGLRINSAKDDAAGLAISERMTSQIRGLNQAVRNANDGISLSQTAEGALGEIGNNLQRIRELAVQSANATNSASDRASLQAEAAQLTAEITRVASQTQFNGTNLLDGSFLNQSFQVGANANQTINISSIGDSRATALGSNILNTTGTAMGTATAPHDNSTPENGVTAETDLALTTSKGVATGISYAAGADAKTIAAAINTAASSIGITATATNSATLGSLSGAGTVSMTLNGNTVSAVVTDKSDLSSFAAAINGLQSTTGVTASFATPNDKSVITLSTTDGRDIVINDFSNTDTLKTASVVAGTTTQTLDGVADTDSTTITGKIELASSAGQITAGNANADVFGTTVSAFNSVATLDLLTATNSQAALKTLDAALAQINSTRGDLGAIQNRFSSTIANLQSTSENLSASRSRIQDADFAQETANMTRGQILQQAGVAILAQANSLPNNVLSLLR
- a CDS encoding IS1595 family transposase produces the protein MVIDVLERDDLPFPRSLPDFQRLFPNEAACAAYLERARWSDGFVCDYCGTLGEPYRFANRPSVCRCRHCNRDTSLTAGTVMERTHTPLSVWFWAAYLVASQTPGMSAAQFQRQLGLSRYETAFQILHKLRVGMVRPDQDRIGGNPFDAVEADETYVGGRTRGKGRGVHDMVLVAGAVEVKQRKHGGSLNKRRTGRYAGRVRLAVVPDRSAKSLGGFIERVVTPGATIITDDWSGYAALEKRGYLHTAVAERGDMQVAETFLPIIHLVFSNLKTWLRGIHHGVSPQHLQAYLNEFTFRFNRRFYPFNAFRSLLGIAGDVTAPTYAELYTKKSRPTTTSSYLGS
- a CDS encoding histidine kinase, coding for MANKDKLKVLMVENSEHDVEQVMLLLARGGFQTEHLQITSIEALQNALSNHCWDLILSDYDLPQLTVHDVLRIVREKNLNIPLIILSSHTDETAAEHIMALGAYDFMMKHHSTRLVPVIRRMLNEAENHQRFIVAQSALQKSEVLFQAITANLPSVVFQFLLTSNGETSFLYASDASETLLGLRPEKLIDYPGLFPELILPDDRESYCQSFVVSAEQLSTWDWEGCIQVKGDSDIKWISLRATPRRIDNEATVWDGIMINITRNKLAEREIARSREQLAELSSYMQKVKEQERARIAREIHDDIGGTLTAIKCELFPCIDRESRAPEFYQQKMKSVESLVDRVIDSTRRISLDLRPGILDCGIVAAVQWQAKEFSARTGIACKVSCDSDDITLDSDLAIAIFRIFQEALTNISKHAGASQVHVTLTDLDQLILLEIGDNGRGITNTDMEKHDSFGIRGMRERCQQLKGSFYISGGPNEGTKVTILISKGDNTISAREPIDFEMETNRECFANHSMRK
- a CDS encoding response regulator transcription factor, producing the protein MINVMIADDHAIVRQGLKQILSETDDIKVTGEAETGFQAVKIARQQSFDVMLLDISLPDRNGIEILKQVKKDRPTLAVLMLSMHNEHEFAIRALKAGASGYLNKQSAPAQLVVAIRQVATGNKYVSPVVAQELANIINTDADKPLHSTLSDREYQTLCFIAAGKTLSEISGEMFLSPKTVSVYRARLLEKLKLTNNSELIRYAIKNKLVD
- a CDS encoding GGDEF domain-containing protein; the protein is MNELKNANPTIVARETLKQLATLKIPPTPDNYYKLYNQIAGVSDSSVEANSLSADATANQAIDNANSISESPLNWGETLEMLLKQLESKHGKLTVAKKREGVTRVLSKFSKDSSQLHIKLKGLIDSWGALAAVPPKSSQDDLDERQKVPLELTPSVESVIAETENTQRLLLDEQDIQIDIDQIVDVAGQILGRIVACQIEDTTLSEEAKELAHQIRQVSSQSELALFVTCFQQFYSNFNAYDKDQKTLRQGLLKLLGMLMDSTGELLAGDQWIKNQIDKLRITMSKPLNQAVIEEAEQCLGVITQKQDQIRLSLNEAKTTLKQMVTSIITNIEELTDATGEYQEKLEDYSDKISKADDIVDINQLLGLIMGETKQMQKNAHSYRNDFLAARAEVSKAQEKINQLETDLMEMGEKVHEDHLTGILNRRGLDSAFMRETARSIRHRISLCYALLDIDNFKQLNDTHGHKVGDDALIYLVQSIKETTRPEDVVSRYGGEEFVVLLPNTEKEEAFEVLSRIRRNLTKKFFLHDNNRLLITFSAGIAQFSPGESQESIFKRADEALYRAKKSGKNQILMAE
- a CDS encoding GGDEF domain-containing protein codes for the protein MQKATNNKRGMLRLVKSPNLVESEQKPMTDSEKYYRQVQQYAEQIRNTRNADEIVRILDIVLSETREVKFSDEAFVAQEQVKLAEQKIESLKNEVEQLRNLVQTDQMTGAFNRRGLEDIFKREAARADRNAQSLGVVMVDLDDFKRINDCLGHPYGDNVLISLVTVAKETLRPTDVVVRFGGEEFVILLPDVEMNEALTIVQRIQNNLAKSSALPLENQLMPITFSAGIALRAFGENQNSVISRADQALYQAKRMGKNCTIPSVA
- a CDS encoding EAL and HDOD domain-containing protein, whose translation is MTGFFLGRQPILDRDQNLVAFELLFRQEENEEGVTVTNELAASSNVIVNAYGQFGIQNVLGNQRGFINADPELIMSDIISLLPSKHVVLELKETAEITPEFLRRCGELKKTGYQFALDNVTAINAQVEQLLAIVSIVKVNVLDLDEESLTKLVTALNRWPVLLLALKVETREQQVHCMKLGFQMFQGYFFAKPEVLTIKRADPGKLALLQLLAVITSDSDIEEIEKEFKHQPGLSYNLMRMVNSVANGLPQKVNSIKHAITMLGRKPLQKWIQLLLYTSNQSGDSMSSALLQTAAARGKLMELIAIAERPHDKNHHERAFMVGILSLLDVLLGMDMQQIVDNLAISEDMNQALVSRGGRLGQELKLVEASENSEVETMQSILTELGFLSLSELTNIEMQAIGWANRMSEATG